The following is a genomic window from Psychrobacter immobilis.
GCGCCTGAACGATATGATAAATAGCCGTTTGCGCAGAGCGGCGTGGCTGTCCATCAGTCTGAGTCGTATACTGACGATCTTTGATAATATCTAAATAGAAGCTGCCCAAATCTTGCGAGCAGAACGCAGTAATATGCTGGGTGACTTGGTGAAAATCCATGGCATCATAAGCACTGATGATTTGTGCTTGCACGGTTTGCGCGCGCTCAATGATGAATTTATCAAGGCTGACCAGCTCATTGATATCGACGCTGTTGGTCGCAGGATCAAAGTCATCGGTATTGGCAAGTAAGAAACGCAGGGTGTTACGGATACGGCGATACATATCGATTGCACCTTTAAAGACCGTTTTACCTGCGCTCATCTCATAGCGATAGTCGCTTGAGGCAATCCACAAACGCAGCATGTCCGCGCCTGTTTTGTTGATCTCTTCCTGCGGCGTGATGATATTGCCCAGTGATTTACTCATCTTGCGACCGTTTTCATCAACCACAAAACCATGCGTCAGTACTTGCTTAAATGGTGGGCGACCGTATATGGCTTCTGAGGTCAATAATGAAGTCTGGAACCAACCGCGATGTTGGTCAGAGCCTTCCAAGTAGATATCTGCTGGATTGGTCAATTCATCGCGCTGCTCAAGGACCGCAAAATGCGTCGTGCCAGAGTCAAACCAAACGTCTAAGGTATCGGTTGCTTTATCATAGTCAGCAGCCTCGTTGCCTAAGAAGTCTTCACAGCTGGCATCAAACCAAGCTTCCACACCGCCCGCATCGATTTTTTGTGCAGCGACTTCCATCAGCTCAAGCGTGTTTGGATGCAGCTCGCCTGTTTCTTTATGGGTAAAGAAAGTAATCGGCACGCCCCATGTACGCTGACGTGAGATACACCAATCTGGTCGACCCGTCATCATGGCTTCGATACGGTTTTGTCCCCATGCTGGTGTCCAGCTTACTGCTGGGATATCTGCAAGCGCACGCTCACGCAGACCTTTGGTTTCCATATTGATAAACCACTGCGGCGTTGCGCGGAAAATAATCGGTGACTTATGACGCCAGCAATGTGGATAGCTATGCTCAATCTTGGTATGACTGATTAGATGTCCATTGTCATGCAGTGCGGCGATGATTTTTGGATTGGCCTTATAAATGTGCTCGCCCGCAAATACCGCTGCGCTGTCCAGATAAACGCCCGTACCACTGACTGGGTTTTCAACAGGTAAGTTATATTTAAGACCTACGATATAATCGTCAAGACCGTGACCGGGTGCTGTATGGACGAGGCCAGTACCGCTATCGGTGGTCACGTGATCGCCTAAGATTAATGGGACTTGACGGTCTGCAATCAGTGGGTGCTGGGCACGCAAGCCTTCAAGCTCGCGCCCAGATACGGTAGCTAACACACCCTGATTGCTAAGTTTGAGTTCCGTTAATGCTGTTTCAACCAAATCCGCAGCTAATAGCAAATTACCTTTTTCAGTCGCCACCACACTATAGTTATGCTCAGGATGTACAGAGATGGCTTGGTTAGCAGGTAGCGTCCAAGGGGTCGTCGTCCAAATAACAGCGGCGATATTGCCCGCTACGTCAGCCAACGAGGCAACCTTATCGGTATCCAAAACATCAAAGCTCACGTAGATAGCATCAGACACTTTATCTTGGTATTCCACTTCCGCCTCAGCCAGCGCAGAGCTACAGTCCAAGCACCAGTTGACTGGCTTCATACCGCGAGTGACATGACCATTGTCATAAATTTTGGCAAGGGCGCGTACGATGTTGGCTTCTTGATGGAAGTTCATCGTTAGATATGGGTTGTCCCAATCGCCAAATACGCCTAGACGCTTAAAATCTGCCTTTTGCAATTCAATCTGGGTGCTCGCATACTCGCGGCATAGACCGCGGAACTCAGTCGCCGATACTTTTTGACCGACCTTGCCAACTTTGGCTTCGACCTTTTGCTCGATAGGCAGACCATGACAGTCCCAACCGGGGACATAAGGCGCATCAAAGCCTGATAGCGTTTTTGACTTCACGATAATGTCTTTGAGTACTTTATTAACCGCGTGACCCAAGTGAATCTGACCGTTGGCGTAAGGAGGGCCATCGTGCAAAATGTATTTGGTCGCCCCAGCACGTGCCTGACGAATTTTGCCGTACACATCATCCGCTTCCCAAGCAGCAAGCCAATCTGGCTCGCGCTTGGCAAGGTTGGCACGCATCGCAAATGGCGTGTCGGCAAGGTTTAGCGTGTCTTTATAATCTTGGTTTGGCGTATCAGTACTTTTATCAGTCATAGAAGATGTCTTTTTAGAAGATGGATTAAAAATCGATGTAAAGTCAGATGTGACATTTAGGGTAATGCTTAGCTGGCTGCTTAACCGTTGATGATCGCTTTCTCACTTATAATATATCGCTGTGCATCAACGTCATAAATATGCTCACGTCAATAATAAATGCTATCGAGACGAATGCAACATAAAATATGCTTATGGATAATAAAATACCGTGATAGCAATAAACTAAAAAGAGGCAATGAGATTGCCAGCTATTATATGACAAAAAAGCTAGGGTAAAAAGAGCTGGTCAGTATTGTCCTTATTTTAGCCAAAACCAATCATTTATATGAGTGATGCAGCATCTATTGAATCATACGGATGGCAAGTGCCATTGTCTATCGATTGGGCTCTAAATAATTGGACTCTAAACAGGAGGCTAAGCGTTAAAAAACTGATGATAACCATAAGCGCAATTTCAGCGACCATAAGGGTTGAATGCCCGTCAACCCTTGAGTCATCTCGCCATTCTTTAATATGACATACGAAGGCGTCACTTGTCCTTGCCAATCAGCGAAGATGCTGCCTTCTTGATCATTTATCGTCGTAAAGCGATAGCTGTTTTCATTAAGGTAGCGATTCAGCTCTTGGTCAGTACCTGATTTAATGGCAATCGTAACGACTGGATAATCATTTGCGGCGGCAAGTTTGTCTATGGTCGGCGAGGTGATACTACAAATGGGACACCACGTGCCCCAAAAATACACCAGCGTTGGTTGTTCATTGCTCAGCGCCGCTAAGTCAACGACTTGCCCTTGATAATCGGTCAGTTGCAATTGCGGGTTGGCGGGCATGATAGGTTGTCGCCACCAATTAATAGCGGTATAAATAACAGCAAATACCAAGCCATATATGAGGAGATTTTTAGCGATAGACAACCCCTTTTGCTTGGGCGTTTTCTTTGGCTTTTTAATGGATTTTTCAGTATCAGTCGTCATAATGGCTGCTTTTTTGCTATAGGTTTTGTATAAATGGCTTTGATAAGTGGTTGTTGATAGATAAAAATAAACGGCTGAAATGTCAGCCGTATTATTCATAAATTTTATTAAACCGTGTTCAGTGTTGGTATTTTAAAGTGACTGATTAAGGTTTTTGCGCACGGTTTTGTAATGGATCACCGAGCAGGACACTACCAGAGTTTTCGAGGCGCTCATCATCGCTTAGCTTACTGGCTGATACTTTAGATTTTCTCTTCCATTTCAAACTATACAAGTCATCACGGCGATCAAGCAGATTATGTACCGAACCTTCGTTACGGACATGAATAAGCTTGTCTAAGTTCACATCTGAGAAAAATACCATCTCAGTGTTGGCAGTGGTTTCTGCCATAATCGCATCATGCGGGAAAGCAAAATCTGATGGCGAGAAGATAGAAGACTGTGCGTATTGAATATCGAGACTTTCAACCTGTGGTAAGTTACCAACCGAACCACAAATCATCACATAGCATTCGTTTTCAATCGCACGTGCTTGGGCGCAGTGGCGCACGCGTAGATAGCCGTTTTGCGTGTCTGTCCAAAATGGCACGAATAAGATGTCCATATCATCAAGTGCCATGAGGCGGGCAAGCTCAGGGAATTCAACGTCATAACAGACCAAAATACCAATACGACCGGCATCGGTATCAAACACCTTAACCTCGTCACCGCCTTCGATGACCCAAGCGCTACGCTCATGCGGGGTAATATGGATTTTGCGCTGCTCTTCGACCGTACCATCGCGGCGGCACAAGTAGCTGACATTATATAACGTATCGTCCTCGTCTAAGTACGGCATCGAGCCTGTAATGACGTTGACGTTGTAGCTGACCGCTAAATGCGATATCTCATTTTTAAACCATTCGGTATAACCAGCTAAAAATCGAATAGCGACGTTTTGATCTGTCGATTCACACAGACCCATCAACGGTGCGTTAAAGAACTCTGGTAAACAAGCAAAGTCAGAATTGTAATCAGCCATAATATCGACAAAGAATTCGACTTGTTGCAGCAGCTCTTCAGGTGACTCGACTTCACGCATTTGCCATTGGATGCCACCAATACGCACCTCAGACTTACGAGTGTTTGGCTTATAATCTTGCGGCTCGTAATAAATATTTGCCCACTCAAGTAGAGTAGCAAAACCTTTAGATTGTTTATCGTCAGGCAAATAAGCCGTTAAGATACGCTTGACGATAAAGCCATTTGAGAGTTGGAAAGACAATGCAGAATCATGAATTTCACGAGCCGCGACGGCTTCAATATATTCGCCAGGTGTGAGATCTTGATGGTTATGATAGTTCGGGATACGACCACCAGCCAAAATAGCTCGGAAGTTTAACTGGCGACACAGCTCTTTACGGGCATCGTATAATCGACGTCCTAGGCGATAACCACGGTATTCAGGGTCGATCAGCGCATCTAAACCGTAAATAGCATCGCCTTCAGGGTTGTCTCTGATAATCTCTTTATGACCAATCAAGTCGTCGTAGGTATGCGGGTTAGAAAACGTGGCATAATCAACACGCATAGATAACACGATACCAATCAATTGATCATGATCAAATAAAGCGATCTGACCTTCGGGGAAGGCATCGATTAAGGTATTAATAGTGTTCTTTGACCATGCACCGCCTAAGTTGACATAGACACGATCCATTAATGCTTTTAATTGTGGATAGTCTTTTTTCTTGATTTCAGCGATGGTTAGATGAAAGTCGTCTAGTTTTTCTATTTTGCTCATAATGTTCCTGTTTTGGATCTTTATTAATTTTAGTGATATCAAATAGCATGCGTTGCCACAATTCGGTTGGCAATTTTTTTCGGTTGGCAATTTTTTGTGTAAAAAAAGTGATAAAAATATTCCAATCATAAAATATTATCGTTACAATCAATTATCACTGTATTTACAATAAGTTATGAAAATGATTTATCTTATGAATTCTGTCAGATTTGGCGTTACTGACGTGTTTTTTGAATCTCATATCATTTTAAAGTAGCTATAAATTTAAATTAAAGTGTCTGTAAATTAAATTAGCTATGAATTAAAGTAACTATAAAATTTTTCATAATGTTCACAAACCGTCGTTGGGGTTAATACAAGCCAAGTGTTTGGTACAGCTTCTAACCTGAAGATGTCAGTACAGATATTTTGTTAGCTTAACATTATTTTTAAATATCATATCTTAGAATGCTTAGTTTTGATCTATAGTCAGTTCACAATAAAATAAATACAGCCCATATCCTGAAATAGCTTAGGCAGATTATTCTCCATCCACCCTTGGCGTAGAAACTTAGCTTGAGCCCATTTCTTTTCAATGGGGTTTAGATCAGGACTGTAGGGTGGCAGCCATAGAATACGATGACCGTGCCTGTTCAGTAGTTTTTGAATACGCTTGCTCTTATGAAAGCGGGCATTATCCATAACGATCACGCATTTAGTCTTGAGACTTGGAATTAGCGTGAACTTGCACCAGTCATAAAATATATGGCTGTTGATATTTTGTTCAAAGTAATCAAGCGCAAACAGCATCTTTTTATACAAAGCACCGATGACATTAGTGCGCTTTTTTGCTTGCCAGTTGAAGCTGTCGATACAGGGTTTGCCTATCGGTGAGTATCCGTAAGGTCTTATAGTTTCAGCCTCAAAGCCGCTTTCATCCATATACACAATGGGATAGCCTTGCTGTGTAAAGCTATCAAGCTTACTCTGATACGACGCTCTTTTTATCAGGCAGGCTTTTGGATGCTCTAAGGTCTTTTTTTTGACTGATACCTAGGCGTTTTAAAGCATTGTGCATGCCGGTCTTACTACAGTTGAATCGCCTAGCTCGCTCATATAAATAGTCATCTGGATGTTGTTCAACGTCTTTTAAGAGTGCTTCATTCGGTATTTTAGTCGGTGGTTTATTCCGGGTTTGTTTGATACTTGAATCTTTGAGCCAGCGCTGTAATGCGGTTTTGCTAATATTATAAAAAGTACAAGCCTGACGGATACTCATGTCTTTGTTTTTGACACTTTTAATCACTTGTGCTCGAAAATCTGCTGAATAGGTCATTTGTTATTCTGCCATTTCGCTTGTTTTAAAACGATTGTATCTTATTTAAAAAGAACTGACTATATTTGGTTTTGGTCTATTTGTTTTGCTGGTTATCATAACAAGCTACTCAAGTAATGACAGTTTAACGTGGTAACTATTTGCTACGTTTTTGTGAGTCGCTGTCTTTTTTTATTGGGGCGTCGTTGTGTTTGTTTTGTTTAGCCGTATTTAATCGGCTTTTTAGGATTGTTTTATTATGCCCTCAAGTCACAACAATAGAGTCAGTAGCTGGGATGAGATAGAAGACTCAGCGCTGGTTCAATTGGTGTATGTTAGTAGTTTGACGCTTGTCTCACGTTTAAGCGCCTCTATATTTGATGAAGTAGAATGTCATGCGCGTAACTATAATCAACAGCATGGCATTACAGGTACTCTATGTTATGGTAGTGGTCATTTTTTGCAATGCATCGAAGGTGAGAAAGCGCACGTATTTGCCTTAAAGCAACGCATATTTGCGGATAAGCGCCATAAGAATACTGAAATATTGCTGTTACAGACGATAGAACATCGCCGTTTTGCGGATTGGCGTATGCGCTTATTATTTTTAGAGCGTTGGTTATGGTCACCAGCGAGCAAAAAGCAAGCCGCACAGTTATCGCTATATTTGCCATTTGCGCCGCATAATTGGTCGCCTGATCGTACCGAGAATTTTTTACAAATCATCAAAACCTTTGATACGCCGCCACATATTAAAGCGGCTGGTATTACCTATAATGCACTGGGCAACATGTTTCGTCATATCGCCGCCCCGCATCAAGCATTTTTAATCGTTCAAGGTTTTTTAAGTGTGTTATTAGTGGTAGCGCTAGTGTTGTTATTTTTATAAATAATCACTTTTATAAGACAAAAAAAAGACGCTAAATATCAATGTTTAGCGTCATTTTTTATGCCATTTTAATTATGAGCTTAATCATTGAATAAGCACTTACATATCAAAAATCTTGCCACGGTTCATAATGTTATTCGGATCAAAGACTTTTTTTACCTCTCGTAAGTACTCAATCTCAGTCTCACTGCGGCTATATTGTAAATAAGGCTTTTTAGTCATACCGACGCCATGCTCAGCCGAAACCGAACCGCCATACTTTTGCACCGTCTCAAACACGTGTTTGTTGACGATTTGACACTCTGCAAAGAAATCATCTTTACTCATGTCTTCAGGCTTTAGAATATTAAGATGCAAGTTGCCATCGCCAATATGACCGAACCAGCAGACTTCAAAGTCAGGGTAGTTGCTGCTGACGATGTGATCAATCTCGGTGATAAACTCAGGGACATAGCTTATTAGTACGGATACATCGTTCTTATAAGGCGTAAATACTGAGATGGTCTCAGAGATGTATTCACGCAGCTTCCACAGCTCTTCAGCCTGTGCCAAGCTCTGGCTCATGACACCATCGACGACCCAACCTTGCTCCATGCATTCTTCAAATATCGCCATGGCTTTATCCATGATCGGCTCGTATGGCGCTTCGAACTCTAATAGCGTATAAAATTTGGTGCGCGATTCAAATGGCTCTTGTACTTGACCATGTGCCATCAATTTATCAATCGCCACATCATCAAAGAACTCAAAAGCGGTCAAATCAATCTTTGCTTGAAAGGCTGATAGCACATTCATGACATCATTAAAGCTGTCCATGCCCAGTACCATGACGTTTAAGTCTTGCGGCTGACGCTCAAGCTTGATTTGCGCGTGGGTGACAAGCCCAAGTGTGCCTTCGCTACCGATAAATAATTGGCGTAAGTCATAACCCGTAGCATTTTTGACCATACCGCGGTTGAGCTGCAAGATATCGCCTTTACCAGTGACCACTGTCAGCCCCATAATCCATTGACGAGTCATGCCATAGCGTATGACTTTGATACCGCCTGCATTGGTGCCAATATTGCCACCGATTTGACTTGAGCCAGCTGAGGCAAAGTCGACAGGGTAGTAGAGGTCTTTAGACTCTGCGAATGATTGCAACTGCTGAGTAATGACGCCTGCTTCGACTTCAACTATTCGATCGGCTGGATAAAACTGTCCGATACGGTTCATTTTATCCATACTGACGACAATCTCGCCATTGGCGGCGACAGCACCAGCTGACAAACCGGTACGACCGCCACTTGGCGTTAACACCACATTGTGCTCATTGGCAAGCAATACGATGGCTTGTACTTGCTCAGTGGTCTTTGGAAAGAGAATAGCAGCAGCGGCAGGGGCAAAGTGCTTGGTCCAGTCCTTGCCCCAATGTTCTAAACTCTCAGGGTCGGTTTTGATTTGGCTGGCGTCAAACTGATGGGCATCAATGAGCGTGCTTAAAATAGTTTGAACAGCAGCTGTATGGGTTGCAGAGGTGCTTTGGCTAGATAAAGAAGTCATGGTCAAATCTCGGTATAAACGTAAGCGCTATGCCTAAAGGGGATTATTATATCGCTAAATGGATATAAACATAGCCACATAGGTATGTTTATATAGTACGTATTTATATGATTATAAGTGAGCCAGTAAAGCAATGATAGAAAGATGTCATGCTGCGTGCTTATATGGCGGTAAATGGCAAAAAATAGTTTAATAAACGTCGAACAGCATGATTTACTATAGCATAAAAAGTTTTCAGGCTTGATAACCAATAATTCATCTAATCTGCTAACATCGCCGCCCAATTTTGTGTAAGATATCCAGACTGTTTTCGTTTCACCCACCCTATAGTTAAAGCATTGGTAAGTGGTTACGACGTTAACCTCATTTAATGTACTCAGTGTATGGTTTGCGCTTGGTTACTTTGTACCTACTTTAAACGGCTTCGACTACAGATTATCCCTCAGATAATTTTACAAGACAATTATAGGACAGTTCTCATATGGCGTTATCACTACAAAAAGACAAAATCCGGTTTTTATTGCTTGAAGGTCTACATGACAATGCTTTAAAAGTATTGGAAGGAGCTGGTTATCATAACATCGAGAATATCAGTCACGCATTAGATCAAGATGAGCTGATCGAAAAAATTAAAGACGCTCACTTTATCGGTATCCGTTCGCGTACGCAATTGACACGTGAAGTACTTGAGCACGCGCACAAGCTCATCGGTATTGGCTGCTTTTGTATCGGTACCAACCAAGTAGACTTAGACGCCGCTCGTGATTTGGGTATTCCCGTCTTTAACGCGCCATACTCAAATACCCGTTCGGTGGCTGAACTGGTATTGGCCGAAGCCATCATGCTATATCGCGGCATTCCTGAAAAGAACGCGACCGTACATCGTGGCGGTTGGGGCAAGTCTGCGACCAATTCACATGAAGTACGTGGTAAGACTATCGGTATCGTCGGTTATGGTTCTATCGGTTCGCAACTGTCTGTCTTAGCAGAAAGCTTTGGCATGAAAGTCATTTATCATGATGCTGTGACCAAATTGCCACTAGGTAATGCGGTACAAGTAGGTAGCTTAGAAGAGCTACTATCAATGGCTGACATCGTGACTTTGCATGTACCTGATGTACCAAGCACCCGCTACATGATGAAAGCTGAGCAGTTCGCCCATATGAAAGACGGCAGTTACTTTATCAATGCCGCTCGTGGTACTTGCGTAGAGATTGATGATTTAGCCGCTGTGCTTGAATCTGGTAAAATACTGGGCGCGGCGATCGACGTATTCCCGAAAGAGCCAAAATCAGCTGATGAAGAGTTTGAATCACCACTGCGTAAATTTGATAACGTCATCTTGACGCCGCACATTGGTGGCTCAACTCAAGAAGCACAGGCCAATATCGGACTTGAAGTCGCTGATAAGTTTGTTAGATACTCTGACCAAGGTGACACAGCGACAGCCGTGAACTTCCCAGAAGTTTCTATTCCATTCAAAGAAAACTCGCATCGTCTATTACATATCCATAGAAACGTGCCAGGCGTGTTGTCTCAGATCAACCGTCTGTTTGCAGAAGCAGGAATTAACATCCTAGCACAAAGCCTGATGACAGAAGGTGATGTCGGTTATTTGGTCATGGATGTTGATTACAATGATTCAACTGCCGCGCTAGATCAGTTAAAAGACGTAGAAGAGACGATTCGCGTGCGTATTTTGTTTTAAATAATATTTGCATGCAAACATTATTTTTAGCCTAGCAATAGCAGACCATCATTCAGATGGTCTGCTATTTTTTTGTCTTAAATCAAGCAATTGCAATGTTCAATCATGGCATTGATGCTTTTTATTTATGAGTAACACGAATTATAGCGAATGTAAGTTTTACATTCACTATACTCATTTTTATATAAGTTAACATTATCTTAATTATACGGTCTTATTAACAATCTAAACTACACCAGTACATTAAGCCTAT
Proteins encoded in this region:
- a CDS encoding IS630 family transposase; protein product: MIKRASYQSKLDSFTQQGYPIVYMDESGFEAETIRPYGYSPIGKPCIDSFNWQAKKRTNVIGALYKKMLFALDYFEQNINSHIFYDWCKFTLIPSLKTKCVIVMDNARFHKSKRIQKLLNRHGHRILWLPPYSPDLNPIEKKWAQAKFLRQGWMENNLPKLFQDMGCIYFIVN
- a CDS encoding carbon-nitrogen hydrolase family protein; its protein translation is MSKIEKLDDFHLTIAEIKKKDYPQLKALMDRVYVNLGGAWSKNTINTLIDAFPEGQIALFDHDQLIGIVLSMRVDYATFSNPHTYDDLIGHKEIIRDNPEGDAIYGLDALIDPEYRGYRLGRRLYDARKELCRQLNFRAILAGGRIPNYHNHQDLTPGEYIEAVAAREIHDSALSFQLSNGFIVKRILTAYLPDDKQSKGFATLLEWANIYYEPQDYKPNTRKSEVRIGGIQWQMREVESPEELLQQVEFFVDIMADYNSDFACLPEFFNAPLMGLCESTDQNVAIRFLAGYTEWFKNEISHLAVSYNVNVITGSMPYLDEDDTLYNVSYLCRRDGTVEEQRKIHITPHERSAWVIEGGDEVKVFDTDAGRIGILVCYDVEFPELARLMALDDMDILFVPFWTDTQNGYLRVRHCAQARAIENECYVMICGSVGNLPQVESLDIQYAQSSIFSPSDFAFPHDAIMAETTANTEMVFFSDVNLDKLIHVRNEGSVHNLLDRRDDLYSLKWKRKSKVSASKLSDDERLENSGSVLLGDPLQNRAQKP
- the ileS gene encoding isoleucine--tRNA ligase, with the translated sequence MTDKSTDTPNQDYKDTLNLADTPFAMRANLAKREPDWLAAWEADDVYGKIRQARAGATKYILHDGPPYANGQIHLGHAVNKVLKDIIVKSKTLSGFDAPYVPGWDCHGLPIEQKVEAKVGKVGQKVSATEFRGLCREYASTQIELQKADFKRLGVFGDWDNPYLTMNFHQEANIVRALAKIYDNGHVTRGMKPVNWCLDCSSALAEAEVEYQDKVSDAIYVSFDVLDTDKVASLADVAGNIAAVIWTTTPWTLPANQAISVHPEHNYSVVATEKGNLLLAADLVETALTELKLSNQGVLATVSGRELEGLRAQHPLIADRQVPLILGDHVTTDSGTGLVHTAPGHGLDDYIVGLKYNLPVENPVSGTGVYLDSAAVFAGEHIYKANPKIIAALHDNGHLISHTKIEHSYPHCWRHKSPIIFRATPQWFINMETKGLRERALADIPAVSWTPAWGQNRIEAMMTGRPDWCISRQRTWGVPITFFTHKETGELHPNTLELMEVAAQKIDAGGVEAWFDASCEDFLGNEAADYDKATDTLDVWFDSGTTHFAVLEQRDELTNPADIYLEGSDQHRGWFQTSLLTSEAIYGRPPFKQVLTHGFVVDENGRKMSKSLGNIITPQEEINKTGADMLRLWIASSDYRYEMSAGKTVFKGAIDMYRRIRNTLRFLLANTDDFDPATNSVDINELVSLDKFIIERAQTVQAQIISAYDAMDFHQVTQHITAFCSQDLGSFYLDIIKDRQYTTQTDGQPRRSAQTAIYHIVQALIRWITPILSFTAQEAWEVLHGADNYVFTEEWYTFPEFELSAISNDDWQRIMLAKDMVNKHIETARGEKIINANLSADVNLYADGAMHESLAKLGEELRFVLITSSATLKPMNDAPADKTSTDEQTDGSTDESVGLVVKVSAATGTKCVRCWHIRDDIGTDSAHPELCARCVTNVSGDGEVRHYA
- a CDS encoding BLUF domain-containing protein, producing the protein MPSSHNNRVSSWDEIEDSALVQLVYVSSLTLVSRLSASIFDEVECHARNYNQQHGITGTLCYGSGHFLQCIEGEKAHVFALKQRIFADKRHKNTEILLLQTIEHRRFADWRMRLLFLERWLWSPASKKQAAQLSLYLPFAPHNWSPDRTENFLQIIKTFDTPPHIKAAGITYNALGNMFRHIAAPHQAFLIVQGFLSVLLVVALVLLFL
- the serA gene encoding phosphoglycerate dehydrogenase — its product is MALSLQKDKIRFLLLEGLHDNALKVLEGAGYHNIENISHALDQDELIEKIKDAHFIGIRSRTQLTREVLEHAHKLIGIGCFCIGTNQVDLDAARDLGIPVFNAPYSNTRSVAELVLAEAIMLYRGIPEKNATVHRGGWGKSATNSHEVRGKTIGIVGYGSIGSQLSVLAESFGMKVIYHDAVTKLPLGNAVQVGSLEELLSMADIVTLHVPDVPSTRYMMKAEQFAHMKDGSYFINAARGTCVEIDDLAAVLESGKILGAAIDVFPKEPKSADEEFESPLRKFDNVILTPHIGGSTQEAQANIGLEVADKFVRYSDQGDTATAVNFPEVSIPFKENSHRLLHIHRNVPGVLSQINRLFAEAGINILAQSLMTEGDVGYLVMDVDYNDSTAALDQLKDVEETIRVRILF
- a CDS encoding FAD-binding oxidoreductase, which translates into the protein MTSLSSQSTSATHTAAVQTILSTLIDAHQFDASQIKTDPESLEHWGKDWTKHFAPAAAAILFPKTTEQVQAIVLLANEHNVVLTPSGGRTGLSAGAVAANGEIVVSMDKMNRIGQFYPADRIVEVEAGVITQQLQSFAESKDLYYPVDFASAGSSQIGGNIGTNAGGIKVIRYGMTRQWIMGLTVVTGKGDILQLNRGMVKNATGYDLRQLFIGSEGTLGLVTHAQIKLERQPQDLNVMVLGMDSFNDVMNVLSAFQAKIDLTAFEFFDDVAIDKLMAHGQVQEPFESRTKFYTLLEFEAPYEPIMDKAMAIFEECMEQGWVVDGVMSQSLAQAEELWKLREYISETISVFTPYKNDVSVLISYVPEFITEIDHIVSSNYPDFEVCWFGHIGDGNLHLNILKPEDMSKDDFFAECQIVNKHVFETVQKYGGSVSAEHGVGMTKKPYLQYSRSETEIEYLREVKKVFDPNNIMNRGKIFDM
- a CDS encoding IS630 transposase-related protein, coding for MTYSADFRAQVIKSVKNKDMSIRQACTFYNISKTALQRWLKDSSIKQTRNKPPTKIPNEALLKDVEQHPDDYLYERARRFNCSKTGMHNALKRLGISQKKDLRASKSLPDKKSVVSE
- a CDS encoding protein disulfide oxidoreductase, coding for MTTDTEKSIKKPKKTPKQKGLSIAKNLLIYGLVFAVIYTAINWWRQPIMPANPQLQLTDYQGQVVDLAALSNEQPTLVYFWGTWCPICSITSPTIDKLAAANDYPVVTIAIKSGTDQELNRYLNENSYRFTTINDQEGSIFADWQGQVTPSYVILKNGEMTQGLTGIQPLWSLKLRLWLSSVF